A stretch of the Theileria equi strain WA chromosome 1, complete sequence genome encodes the following:
- a CDS encoding ribosomal protein L35 family member protein (encoded by transcript BEWA_030550A), with protein sequence MFFGRWMIIKSLLLYIIVSLVLGTATASAKVVDYPIPGNRNGIFQAFLSHIDWIPKVQRDLQLFERRKVKLKLRAAGQFRIKPKTNKSVSKRFKITATGKIMYKRANRHHLQRKKNRGAKARTKRAVCIKSTRIIRKIKSVLHNR encoded by the coding sequence ATGTTCTTTGGAAGATGGATGATCATTAAAAGTCTACTTTTGTACATTATCGTATCTTTGGTACTCGGAACAGCGACTGCTAGCGCCAAGGTCGTTGATTATCCGATACCGGGCAATCGCAATGGCATTTTCCAGGCATTTTTATCGCATATTGATTGGATCCCAAAGGTTCAGAGGGATTTGCAGCTATTTGAGCGGCGGAAGGTCAAACTCAAGTTACGAGCCGCTGGGCAGTTTAGAATAAAACCAAAAACCAACAAGTCAGTCTCCAAACGTTTCAAGATTACAGCTACTGGCAAAATCATGTACAAGAGAGCGAATAGACACCACCtgcaaaggaagaaaaacAGAGGAGCCAAGGCCAGAACAAAAAGAGCAGTGTGTATAAAGTCAACACGTATCATTCGCAAAATTAAAAGTGTATTACATAACCGATAA
- a CDS encoding signal peptide-containing protein (encoded by transcript BEWA_030560A) has protein sequence MEIKRVNGARFGLTKRLNIVILLAIVWSIGSISAVPFNRGYSNEGFATHPVEDNDDDDDDDVSPLEYSGGDVTGQDDSFLQTYQDEDDYQDYEDIFEHGPDDGDHKDSMMEVENDDEDQKPGELKRYLDRIGAIDRAKRAFKSGRERVASIKRAIPEGYRNVKGKLASGARGKYGKRIGKYVKDKGQRLRRGVGSVYNRLRE, from the coding sequence atggagattaaAAGAGTAAATGGAGCCCGTTTTGGTCTGACCAAGAGATTGAATATTGTCATATTACTTGCCATTGTCTGGTCAATTGGCAGTATTTCAGCTGTTCCATTCAACCGAGGTTATTCTAATGAAGGTTTTGCGACCCATCCCGTGGAAGACAACGACGATGATGACGATGATGATGTCTCACCATTGGAGTATAGCGGCGGCGATGTGACTGGTCAAGATGATTCATTTCTTCAAACTTatcaagatgaagatgattaCCAAGATTatgaagatatttttgaaCATGGCCCCGATGATGGAGACCACAAGGATAGCATGATGGAGGTGGAGAATGATGATGAAGACCAGAAACCAGGAGAGCTCAAGAGGTACCTTGACAGAATTGGAGCCATTGACAGAGCGAAACGGGCATTCAAGAGCGGAAGGGAGCGTGTTGCTAGCATCAAGAGGGCGATTCCGGAAGGTTATAGGAATGTCAAGGGCAAATTGGCTAGTGGAGCCAGGGGAAAGTATGGCAAGAGAATTGGAAAATATGTCAAGGACAAGGGTCAACGACTCCGAAGAGGCGTTGGCTCAGTATATAACAGACTACGGGAGTAA
- a CDS encoding hypothetical protein (encoded by transcript BEWA_030570A), with translation MAEFETVGNGPEGSQPTSGDSAAVFVFLKPNPEKCLSRVASLSKVDGLDQSEIEILNGWYVKNWGNIYAAGFQMDDVVTREFTAFMEANYSSFINVEKVESYLSVHRLLYRGLRQEFVVAENVSSDRLFQRYYYSCRENPVALNSLVILSNLIWSMRKFRHDLFAIACLVDVMLQAYLAALASFIHLGGVDVIKDVLYDLAQKGLLKDNVSLLTKCMDLLEKLDISFKVLQTSKIGIPVNGIASGGYNQRLGINFECGCDKVKLKATNLIKKWKAIRDASVGPVVQPDVKKAKPAPAPIVHSGPRPKSAKNDPFVLSIINTMVEQKEKEKRRKIEIRNSQMNSKFRSTKSSSVTEGPVLKVDGARLRQEPSTQDHASDKSVEDSRLASLANFFKAHPVAGVSASSNHVTNIATNDLMGIGTVSQSTVDYHSSPEGRKRRSRFSDAPPVDVSPGHNHVNFYASPSQDHDAPTTPPWKG, from the exons ATGGCGGAATTTGAGACTGTTGGAAATGGGCCAGAAGGCAGCCAACCGACTAGCGGTGATTCTGCAGCTGTTTTCGTATTTCTCAAACCTAACCCTGAAAAGTGTCTCTCTAGGGTCGCTTCTCTGTCAA AAGTGGACGGGTTAGATCAGAGCGAAATTGAGATTTTAAATGGTTGGTATGTAAAGAATTGGGGAAATATTTACGCGGCTGGATTCCAGATGGATGATGTCGTTACGAGGGAGTTTACCGCCTTTATGGAGGCGAATTACTCTagttttataaatgtagaaaaG GTTGAATCATATTTATCGGTACACCGCTTATTGTACAGGGGTTTGCGGCAGGAGTTTGTGGTTGCGGAAAACGTGTCGAGTGATAGGCTATTTCAGCGTTACTATTATTCCTGTCGTGAGAATCCTGTCGCACTAAATTCATTGGTAATACTCTCCAACTTGATATGGTCCATGCGCAAGTTTAGACATGATTTATTTGCGATTGCATGTTTGGTTGACGTGATGCTGCAGGCATATCTAGCTGCTCTCGCCTCTTTTATCCACTTGGGGGGAGTTGATGTTATCAAGGATGTGCTCTATGACCTGGCTCAAAAGGGACTGCTGAAGGACAATGTTAGTCTCTTGACTAAATGCATGGATCTCTTGGAGAAGCTCGACATTTCCTTCAAGGTACTCCAGACCTCAAAGATTGGGATACCAGTCAATGGGATTGCATCTGGAGGCTACAACCAGAGGTTGGGAATCAATTTTGAATGTGGATGTGACAAGGTAAAGTTGAAGGCCACAAATTTGATCAAGAAGTGGAAGGCAATTAGAGATGCTTCGGTTGGTCCCGTCGTTCAACCAGATGTAAAAAAGGCAAAACCCGCTCCAGCACCAATTGTCCATAGCGGACCCAGACCCAAGAGTGCAAAGAATGATCCATTTGTCTTGAGTATCATCAATACAATGGTGGAACAAaaggagaaggaaaagaggaggaagattGAGATTCGAAACTCGCAAATGAATAGTAAATTTAGGTCCACAAAGAGTAGCAGTGTCACGGAGGGACCAGTTTTAAAAGTCGACGGGGCAAGGTTGAGACAAGAGCCGAGCACGCAAGATCACGCTTCTGACAAGTCTGTGGAAGATAGTCGCTTGGCTTCCCTAGCCAACTTTTTCAAGGCTCATCCCGTTGCTGGAGTGAGTGCCAGCAGTAATCACGTTACAAACATCGCAACTAATGATTTAATGGGTATTGGTACTGTAAGCCAGAGTACAGTTGACTACCATTCTAGCCCGGAAGGACGCAAGAGAAGGAGTAGGTTCTCAGACGCTCCTCCTGTGGATGTATCACCCGGACACAACCACGTTAACTTTTATGCGTCGCCTTCTCAGGACCATGATGCTCCCACAACTCCTCCCTGGAAGGGTTAA
- a CDS encoding serine hydroxymethyltransferase, putative (encoded by transcript BEWA_030580A) has translation MFCKTVHIFEATLLVCIVSIFCINNSRLSSSFILSRCDSPRGTHSLKMTERRLPLQDELPLKEADPEIYNIIQLESHRQQTSIELIASENFVSRACMEALGSILTNKYSEGYPGKRYYGACHYYDQIESLCMKRALQVFGLDPEEWGVNVQPLSGSPANLAVYTGLLQPHDKIMGLSLMAGGHLTHGFYTGQKKISASSIFFTSLSYTLDPETGLINYNEVERLAQLYCPKLIIAGASTYTRHIDYKRFREIADSVGAYLMADIAHIAGFVSVGLHPSPFEYCHVVTSTTHKTMKGPRAGIIFYNKKLTPDISEQINSAVFPTIQGGPHNNAIAAFAVQLNQMLKPEWKEYVTGILNNSRALSDELQKRGVSVATGGTDNHTVIVNLKPFGITGSKAELVCEKVNIAISKSTVVGDKSSLNPSGIRLGTQAMTARGAIPEDMAFIAECVLKVVGICTRLQEEFGKKLVDFKKGLDGDAEIAELRKTVEEWAARFPHVSLPL, from the exons ATGTTTTGCAAAACTGTCCACATATTCGAAGCTACACTTTTGGTGTGCATTGTGTCAATATTTTGCATAAACAACAGCCGTTTGTCTAGTAGCTTTATCCTCTCGAGGTGTGATTCTCCCCGCGGTACACACTCGCTCAAAATGACTGAAAGGAGGCTCCCACTGCAAGATGAACTTCCTCTAAAGGAAGCTGACCCAGAGATTTACAACATCATCCAGCTGGAGTCACACCGTCAGCAGACTTCCATCGAACTCATCGCCTCTGAG AACTTTGTAAGCAGAGCCTGTATGGAGGCTTTGGGCTCTATTCTGACCAACAAGTATAGCGAAGGATACCCAGGAAAGCGCTACTATGGAGCCTGTCATTACTATGACCAAATCGAGAGCCTCTGCATGAAGCGCGCTCTGCAAGTGTTTGGACTTGATCCAGAGGAATGGGGAGTTAACGTACAGCCGCTCTCTGGCTCTCCAGCCAACCTCGCCGTTTACACTGGACTTTTGCAGCCACATGATAAGATTATGGGCCTATCGCTGATGGCAGGAGGACACTTGACCCATGGTTTTTACACTGGTCAAAAGAAGATCTCTGCCTCCTCCATATTCTTTACCTCACTCTCCTATACTTTGGACCCAGAAACTGGACTCATTAACTATAATGAAGTAGAACGACTTGCACAACTCTACTGTCCAAAACTCATTATTGCTGGAGCATCCACATACACCAG ACACATTGACTACAAGAGGTTCCGTGAGATTGCAGATTCGGTAGGAGCTTACTTGATGGCAGACATTGCTCACATTGCTGGGTTTGTATCGGTCGGACTGCATCCATCTCCCTTTGAGTATTGCCACGTTGTAACCTCTACAACCCACAAGACAATGAAGGGACCAAGGGCGGGTATTATCTTTTATAACAAGAAGCTCACCCCTGACATTTCCGAACAAATCAACTCCGCAGTGTTCCCTACCATTCAAGGCGGTCCTCACAATAACGCCATTGCGGCCTTTGCCGTTCAGCTCAACCAG ATGTTGAAGCCAGAGTGGAAGGAGTACGTGACTGGAATCTTGAACAACTCTAGGGCGCTGAGCGATGAATTGCAAAAGAGGGGTGTGAGTGTGGCTACTGGAGGTACAGACAACCACACTGTAATTGTGAACTTGAAACCTTTTGGCATAACTGGAAGCAAGGCCGAGTTGGTTTGCGAAAAGGTCAACATTGCCATCAGCAAGAGCACAGTCGTCGGAGATAAGTCATCGCTAAATCCATCAGGAATCCGCCTTGGGACGCAGGCAATGACTGCCAGAGGAGCAATCCCAGAAGACATGGCCTTCATTGCCGAGTGTGTGCTCAAGGTCGTTGGCATTTGTACCAGGCTCCAAG AGGAATTCGGAAAGAAACTAGTGGACTTCAAAAAGGGTCTGGACGGCGACGCCGAGATTGCGGAACTCAGAAAGACCGTCGAGGAGTGGGCTGCGAGATTCCCTCACGTATCGCTGCCCCTTTAG
- a CDS encoding ATP synthase beta subunit, putative (encoded by transcript BEWA_030590A), whose product MRLSSRIYGIINKSLTQQVRGFRGSVPPTKRFMSSVKPADTTLRKGHISQVIGAVVDVRFDGPPPPILNALWVDSDEGRLSLEVAQHLGDGVARSIAMGATEGLMRGQEVVDSGAPILIPVGTPTLGRIMNVTGDAIDGFGPIESSEKLPIHRPAPTFSEQKSDEALLITGIKVVDLLAPYAKGGKIGLFGGAGVGKTVLIMELINNVANKHGGYSIFAGVGERTREGNELYHEMMTTGVIKRKIVGEGKADFSGSKAALVYGQMNEPPGARARVALTGLTVAEYFRDEDGQDVLLFIDNIYRFTQAGSEVSALLGRIPSAVGYQPTLATDLGSLQERITTTQKGSITSVQAVYVPADDITDPAPATTFTHLDATTVLSRSIAELGIYPAVDPLDSTSRMLSAHIVGEEQYNVARSVQKILQDYKSLQDIIAILGMDELSEQDKFVVARARKVQRFLSQPFQVAEVFTGKPGRFVELGDTVAGAKEILDGHCDDLPEMAFYMVGGLQEAKEKAIDMVKSAK is encoded by the coding sequence ATGAGGTTAAGCTCTAGGATTTATGGCATAATAAACAAGTCGCTCACCCAGCAGGTGAGAGGCTTTAGAGGATCAGTTCCTCCCACAAAGAGGTTCATGTCCTCAGTAAAGCCTGCAGATACCACCCTGAGGAAAGGACATATATCTCAGGTCATTGGTGCCGTCGTGGACGTCAGATTCGACGGACCGCCACCTCCAATTCTAAATGCCCTCTGGGTCGATAGCGACGAGGGAAGGCTCTCCCTCGAGGTCGCACAGCACTTGGGTGATGGAGTTGCCAGGAGTATCGCTATGGGCGCCACTGAGGGCCTCATGAGAGGACAGGAAGTCGTGGATTCAGGAGCGCCAATTCTCATTCCTGTAGGTACTCCAACTCTAGGAAGAATTATGAACGTCACTGGAGACGCCATTGATGGATTCGGACCAATCGAATCCTCAGAGAAGCTGCCCATCCACAGGCCAGCACCAACATTTAGCGAGCAAAAGAGTGATGAAGCTCTGCTCATAACTGGAATCAAAGTTGTCGATCTCTTGGCTCCATATGCCAAGGGTGGTAAAATCGGTCTTTTCGGAGGTGCCGGTGTCGGCAAGACTGTGCTCATTATGGAACTCATTAACAATGTCGCCAACAAGCACGGAGGTTACTCCATCTTTGCTGGTGTTGGAGAAAGAACCAGAGAAGGAAATGAATTATACCATGAAATGATGACCACTGGAGTCATCAAGAGGAAGATTGTCGGAGAAGGAAAGGCTGACTTTTCGGGTTCCAAGGCAGCATTGGTCTACGGTCAAATGAACGAGCCTCCTGGTGCTAGGGCCAGAGTTGCACTCACTGGACTCACTGTGGCCGAGTACTTTAGAGATGAAGATGGCCAAGATGTGTTGCTCTTTATCGATaacatttacagatttACCCAAGCTGGCTCAGAAGTCAGTGCCCTCTTGGGTAGAATTCCGTCTGCTGTGGGTTACCAACCCACTTTGGCCACAGATTTGGGTTCTCTTCAAGAAAGAATTACAACTACACAAAAAGGATCCATTACCTCTGTACAGGCTGTCTACGTCCCAGCTGATGATATCACGGATCCCGCCCCCGCCACCACCTTCACGCATTTGGATGCTACAACTGTGTTATCCAGATCAATCGCTGAACTTGGTATCTACCCAGCCGTCGATCCACTCGACTCAACCTCTAGAATGCTATCTGCACACATTGTGGGCGAAGAGCAATACAATGTCGCAAGAAGCGTCCAaaagattctacaagaCTACAAGTCACTGCAAGATATCATTGCCATTCTCGGTATGGACGAACTTTCAGAACAAGATAAATTTGTTGTTGCAAGAGCAAGAAAAGTACAAAGGTTCCTCTCACAACCATTCCAAGTCGCCGAAGTCTTCACTGGAAAACCAGGCAGATTTGTCGAACTCGGAGATACCGTAGCCGGAGCAAAGGAAATCCTAGACGGACACTGCGATGACCTCCCCGAAATGGCATTTTATATGGTAGGAGGACTACAAGAAGCTAAGGAAAAAGCCATTGATATGGTCAAGTCTGCAAAGTAA
- a CDS encoding hypothetical protein (encoded by transcript BEWA_030600A): MKEIKGAGARPGRARKANNMYRGVTDASSEESRYNVKLGKTRKQKRKLERKNTKRIRHEKKMDWLKRRKGGKTEDYEDEEDDVDEEGSDREEEEIETGPEKHQNSVKDMELEYLEHQLMKNRKGKKQGRNGKVDLLQELKSEFLNDGFDDDFLDFLSNITRIADNEVVLDRDSAPEMPQSRGIEDDDNQAEDDEEDYDEEEEEYGDEPSSDDGNKKRVRFAPEVVKPSKPTKLDKPVKEPPSLETSRKLQIGLVNRLSEGNFAVITKELIGVYNDLIYHDMDGDENVVPESTLKSMDSLIEGLCDCIIKMVIEDVNTVISLVTIQTALICSLASNISINVGYIYCSKIRRSFDASLDVLFDNIDGEELSNSKLVARNCLISFSALFYFKIVGVDVIFDLIKSITKNDLTEHTAQLLIIILKYSGNGIKSSDDTSFNSIMEYLNSLMEGYKAVHGDLSNSRLRFVDQEIQSFKLSKTGKPLDNFEFLKNVIRDFSVQDHRIEISSDDFFKFDKEYRKGKNSPHVILGNIRSDMALVSAKSSQSSNPTTILLQKAGKLGLYSNSQKSTFIAITGSLSPVHAVERIMDLGLKSSKYPEIVSTVIRCLMAEKSFNEFYLEVTKTLCKLPSVSGKRFTRATASAVIVQIQNLEHTSTKKANLFGRYYASLILSKLLQLRILRFLDAQMPASMLSFVKIVFVHLITMTPQDMEEYVIAQFLSLESEKIFTTLTSLWKETLCSHCTNVVSELACPVILLEAAKRIFR, translated from the exons ATGAAGGAAATTAAAGGCGCTGGCGCTAGGCCTGGAAGAGCTCGAAAGGCCAACAACATGTATAGAGGCGTGACTGATGCTTCTAGTGAAGAATCAAGATATAACGTTAAACTAG GTAAGACTCGCAAACAGAAGCGCAAGCTGGAACGCAAGAACACCAAAAGGATACGCCATGAAAAGAAGATGGACTGGCTAAAGAGACGTAAAGGTGGTAAAACAGAGGACTAcgaagatgaagaggacGATGTAGATGAGGAAGGAAGCGATagggaagaagaggaaatTGAAACTGGACCAGAAAAACACCAAAACTCGGTGAAAGATATGGAATTAGAGTATTTGGAACACCAGTTAATGAAAAATAGAAAGGGAAAGAAACAAGGTCGCAATGGAAAAGTGGACTTGCTACAAGAGCTAAAGTCTGAATTCCTGAATGATGGTTTTGATGACGACTTCCTAGATTTTCTATCAAATATTACGCGAATCGCTGATAATGAAGTTGTTCTTGACAGAGATTCTGCTCCGGAAATGCCACAAAGCAGAGGAATTGAGGATGATGACAATCAAGCTGAGGACGACGAAGAGGATtatgatgaagaagaagaggaatacGGAGATGAACCATCTAGTGACgatggaaataaaaaaCGAGTCAGGTTTGCTCCAGAGGTTGTCAAGCCTAGCAAACCAACAAAATTAGATAAACCTGTGAAAGAACCTCCATCGCTTGAGACTTCTAGAAAACTGCAAATTGGTCTCGTAAATCGTTTGTCAGAGGGGAACTTTGCGGTAATCACGAAGGAGCTCATTGGTGTATATAACGATCTAATCTACCATGATATGGATGgtgatgaaaatgtagtaCCAGAGTCAACACTAAAGAGTATGGATTCATTAATAGAAGGCTTGTGTGATTGtattataaaaatggttATTGAGGATGTAAATACCGTTATCTCGCTGGTGACAATACAGACGGCTCTTATCTGTTCATTGGCCAGCAATATATCCATAAAT GTTGGTTATATTTATTGCAGTAAGATACGGCGTTCTTTTGATGCTTCATTGGATGTTCTTTTCGACAACATCGATGGTGAAGAATTGAGTAATTCAAAACTAGTTGCCAG AAACTGTCTAATATCCTTTTCCGCACTCTTTTACTTTAAGATTGTTGGTGTTGATGTAATATTTGATCTCATTAAATCAATTACCAAGAATGATCTCACGGAGCATACAGCCCAGCTTTTGattataattttaaaatactcTGGAAACGGAATTAAAAGTTCTGATGATACATCGTTTAACAGTATAATGGAATATCTAAATTCCCTGATGGAAGGTTACAAGGCAGTTCACGGAGATTTGAGTAACAGTCGTCTACGTTTTGTTGATCAAGAAATTCAGTCGTTTAAACTTTCAAAGACAGGAAAACCCTTGGATAACTTTgagtttttaaaaaatgtgATAAGGGACTTTTCTGTGCAAGATCATAGAATTGAGATCAGCTCTGATGATTTTTTCAAGTTTGACAAGGAATATAGAAAGGGAAAGAATTCTCCACACGTCATACTGGGTAATATAAGGTCTGATATGGCATTGGTCTCCGCAAAATCTTCTCAATCTTCCAATCCAACTACAATCCTGCTACAAAAAGCTGGGAAACTTGGTCTTTACTCCAATAGTCAGAAGTCCACATTTATCGCAATTACTGGTTCTCTGAGTCCTGTTCACGCGGTGGAACGAATTATGGATCTTGGACTAAAATCAAGCAAGTACCCAGAGATTGTGTCTACTGTTATTCGTTGTTTGATGGCGGAGAAATCTTTTAACGAATTCTACCTTGAGGTTACAAAAACCTTGTGCAAACTTCCTTCTGTGAGTGGAAAAAGATTTACTCGTGCTACTGCAAGTGCAGTAATCGTACAAATACAAAATCTCGAACACACAAGTACCAAAAAGGCAAACTTATTTGGCCGATACTATGCTTCATTAATTCTTTCAAAGCTGCTCCAACTTCGTATATTGAGGTTTTTGGACGCTCAAATGCCAGCTTCGATGTTATCTTTTGTAAAGATC GTATTCGTACACTTGATTACAATGACCCCTCAAGACATGGAAGAGTACGTAATTGCACAATTTCTATCTTTGGAGTCGGAGAAGATATTCACAACCCTGACAAGTCTTTGGAAGGAAACTCTCTGCTCGCACTGTACAAATGTAGTTTCTGAATTGGCTTGCCCTGTAATACTACTAGAGGCTGCCAAACGGATATTTCGGTAA